The genomic segment GTGATGAAAGAGCACGGCGGAGATATTCAGGTACATTCGGAAGTGGGAAAAGGCACCCGCTTCACATTTATTTTACCCATTACCCGCAGCGAAAAACCGCTCTTATTGGAAGCCCGCACCGCACAAAGCACCGACAGTACACGCAACACAGGAGTATAAGGCATGAAGTTTAAAATTTTAGTTATCGATGACGAAAAAAATATCCGCGAAGGACTCCAGATGGCGCTTGAGGACGAAGGGTACGAGGTACTGACTGCGGAAGACGGAACTGACGGCCTGCAAAAAGCGCTGTCTGAGGTGGTGGATCTCGTTATCACCGACCTGCGGATGCCGGGCGTCGGCGGGCAGGAAATTCTCCGCAGGGTAACTTCGGAAACACCGGGCGTGCCGGTTATCGTGCTGACCGGACACGGTACCGTCGAAACCGCCGTCGAAGCGATGCGCATGGGCGCTTACGATTTTTTAACCAAGCCGCTCGACCTTGATCGGCTTTCTTTGCTAGTAAAACGCGCTCTCCAGAACCGTGAACTGGTATTGCAGCACCGTGAACTTGTCGAGCAAATGCAGTCGGATAAAACATTCGAGCACATCATCGGGAAGAGCGCGGCGATGGAGCATGTCTTTGAGATGATCAGAAAGGTGGCGCCCTCCCGCGCCTCCGTGCTTATCACCGGCGAAAGCGGCGTCGGCAAGGAACTGATCGCAAGTGCAATACACAACCTTTCTCCGCGGAAAAACAACAGCTATGTTAAGGTACACTGTGCCGCGCTTGCGGAAAGCTTGCTGGAAAGCGAACTGTTTGGGCACGAAAAGGGCGCATATACCGGTGCGGTTAGTCAAAAGCGGGGACGCTTTGAACTCGCGGACGGCGGCACGATCTTTTTGGATGAAATTGGAGAAATCAATCAGAGTTTGCAGATAAAAATACTGCGCGTACTGCAGGAAAAGCAGTTTGAGCGGGTGGGCGGCGAAAAGTCAATCACGGTAGATACTCGTCTTATTACGGCAACCAACCGCGATCTTGAAAAGGAAGTCGCCGCCGGTACGTTCAGAAGCGATCTGTATTACCGTCTGAATGTCGTCCACATCCACGTGCCACCGCTGCGGGAACGGAAAGAGGATATCCCGCTGTTGATTGCCGCCTTTATCAAGGAATTTACGGAAGAAAACGCAAAACAGATTACCGCCATTGAGCCGAAAGCCCGCGCGGCGCTCTACGCCTACGACTGGCCCGGTAATATCCGGCAGCTGCGGAACTGTCTGGAAAGCGCTGTCGTGATGAGTTCTGACGATACCATTCGCCTATCCGATTTACCCGAACCGGTACGCGAAGCGGAGCAAACCTCTTCCATCCGCATCCAAATCGGCACTCCCCTCGCCGAAGCGGAACGGCACATCATCATGGAAACCCTCGCAGCTTATAACGGGAATAAATCGAAAACCGCCGATATACTCGGCATCGGGCGCAAAACCCTGCATAGAAAGCTCGATGAGTTTGCGGCACATGCTACCGATGCCGCCGGTTCGGGTGCGGAGTAACCTTGTTCGGAGACTTTCAGTTCGGAACAGGTTACCTTGAAATGCGATGTTCACGCATCATGCTATCTGTGCAATTTTGAACTCGTCTACCTGTTCGACAACGAAGTTATCGAACAGGTCTAGTAAACCGGCAGACAACATTGAAAACAAAGCTCTTACAGGTTTACGCCAACGACAAATCGGAAAACTCCCGGCCGTAAAAACGTCCGAACCGGATGCATATACTCTCCCCCAATCTCTACCGATCTGTTTAATGCCACAAGGCAGTTTACATAGAGGGTATCCAAATAGAGAAAGCCGCCGCTATGCGCTTTTGAAGCGAAATTCCCTGTCAGTATCCATGCATAGCCGGTATGAAAGGATATACGGTTTATAAACAGCGGTAAGAAAGAACTGCCGTTTTGCACGTCATAGCTGAAAAATGTAAGATCGCATACACCGGATATTCCTCCCGACACTTTACCTGTTCCAAGCGAATCAAATTTCTGCCGCATTGCATCGGTATTATATGCCGCAAAAGAGGGAAAATAATTGGTTTCCGTAACAGGGTAATGAGCAGCAATATGCGAATATGTTCCGTTTAAAGGATTAAACTGTGCATTGAATCCAAGATAACCGCTCAAAGTAAAGCGAAGCGGTACTACAGGGATATAGCCGTCAAACGATGCCTGAAAAACGGCAGCATTGGCTTTTTGTTCAACGCAGTATGCATGTGCAAGAGAGCTTGATATGATGACGCCCTGTAAATCCTTTGCAAAAAAAGGAGAGCGTATTATGCGGGAACTGCGGACATTTCGGTAATAAAGCTGCCCTTCATGTGCAAGTACCGTATACTTGTATGGAAGCGGATAGTAGGTTTTACCGATATCGGATAGAGGCGCTATCCATGCTGCTGTTGCCATATAAGAGAGTTTAAACATTTCCCATGAATAGGAAAGCGGAATAACGCTGCTTGCACCGACGCCAAATCCGGTTTTACGGTAGGTAAACGTCTTTGTATCAAGTTGATCAAAGACATTCATATTTAACGAAATAGGCTTAAAGTGATGGGCTGCATCGGCTTTTATTTGTGTAAAAAAGGGCTTTAGCAGAAATAGCAATGAAGAATTAACTTCGATTGTCTCCGTAGGATCAAGCATAGCCAGTTTTATCCCGATACCGTATCCTCCGTAACGCCGTATATTGGCAGGAATATTGGCTGTCGGCCGTACCTTTGCCCGCCACAGCCATGTGAGCGGCTGATACCTGCTCGGATTGAGAAGCTCAAGATGAGGAAGCTTGGTGGTCGATGCCGGTATATCCGGCTGAATAGTCATAGCTGCCGGCTGGATAGTCTTTACCGTAAGATCCGCTTCCTTTATAGTATATAAACGGTGATAGGTACCGTGCTGCCCTACGTAAATGATGGAATGATTGCCGACCTCATTCGAGGGCTGCTGTTTTTCCGGCAGTAGAATAGGAAAGAACACACCGCCGGAAATATCGGTTTGCTGTGTTTTTACGGTGCCGCTTTTAGGGTAATAAAGGCCGAGCCGATAGAGCATATTCATCTCAGCCCAAGAGAAAGCAAGGACATACTCATTACCGCTTTTTACCGATTGTAAGTAGCGGATTGCATACGGGATGTCTTGTTCGGGCAATGATGATAGCATGCCTGTTTCGGTATCGATACGTAAAATAGTACGTTTTACCCCATTTGCTGCAATAAGGGCAACCTGCCCTTCTCCGATATAACAGGGGCTATATAATGAGGCAAAGGATTGGCCGGGACCGGCCGTATATAAAACTTTTTTAACTTCCTGTGTAGTGCGGTCAATCAACACTGCAGAAAACGATTGATTTTTTAACATTATTGAACAGAGTGTCTGATCGTCGACAAAACACGCCGCCATACTTGATAGTATCGGTTTACCGATAAACCGACGTTTTTTCATATCAAAAATACGTGAGCGTTTTTGCCATGTCTTACTACTTGTTTCAACAGAATCCGAGACAGCAAGAAGGGAGCCGTCCTCCGAAAAAGACAGTTGATTTAACGAAAAATCCGCCGTAAAAAGCTTAATAGGGGCGGAGACTTCAATGGTATTATCTGCATTATCGATGTTTACGTGCGTAAAATATACTGCTTGATTGTCAAAATCATAATAGGCAAAACCGTCATGGGAAGCTGCAAGAGCGCTATATCCCGATTTTTTTGTCTGAGGGGCAAAGGGAACCGGTTCATTCAGTTTTTCCGGCATCGGAATAGTATTGATAAATTGATTCCATGCGGCGCTTACTTCTTTATCATAAATAGACTTAAATTTTCCCGGTATAAAAAGTCTCCATCCCAGTTTCCACAGTTTTGAATATGTCTCCATGCCATACAGTTTTTGCAAATAGTCGGCAAAATAACCGCCATAGATATACGGCCATAATCCGGTTGGATACATATCCCGTGCACTTGCAGCTTCTTTCCACGTTGGAGTTGTACCATCGATTTTATTCTGAATTAAATACTGCCGAATCAACGGATCATTCAAACGCCCTTGTCCATGCAAACTTTCAAAAGAAACAGCCGCTCCTTCTACAAAAGACATCGGTAAAATATTTAAAAGAGAAAAAGGAACGTCAAGCGTAAGGGCGTGAGTAAGTTCATGGTAAAAAACTTGCAAGAGTGTGTCGGGCAAATTACCGAGTGTTCCATCCGTAATACCAGCATCATAGATGACAATACGGCGATGCGGTCTC from the Treponema medium genome contains:
- a CDS encoding sigma-54-dependent transcriptional regulator, which encodes MKFKILVIDDEKNIREGLQMALEDEGYEVLTAEDGTDGLQKALSEVVDLVITDLRMPGVGGQEILRRVTSETPGVPVIVLTGHGTVETAVEAMRMGAYDFLTKPLDLDRLSLLVKRALQNRELVLQHRELVEQMQSDKTFEHIIGKSAAMEHVFEMIRKVAPSRASVLITGESGVGKELIASAIHNLSPRKNNSYVKVHCAALAESLLESELFGHEKGAYTGAVSQKRGRFELADGGTIFLDEIGEINQSLQIKILRVLQEKQFERVGGEKSITVDTRLITATNRDLEKEVAAGTFRSDLYYRLNVVHIHVPPLRERKEDIPLLIAAFIKEFTEENAKQITAIEPKARAALYAYDWPGNIRQLRNCLESAVVMSSDDTIRLSDLPEPVREAEQTSSIRIQIGTPLAEAERHIIMETLAAYNGNKSKTADILGIGRKTLHRKLDEFAAHATDAAGSGAE